In Sesamum indicum cultivar Zhongzhi No. 13 linkage group LG8, S_indicum_v1.0, whole genome shotgun sequence, the sequence TATGAGCTTATATATCTTACAATATGTCTTTTGACCAAGATGTTaggttttattattaaaataaatacttgaagtgtttgaataaaataagattatggaacttataaaatgttagtaatgataattctataaataatatagacaAAATTGAATGAGCTATATCACTGTCTTCAACATAAGTTTGGGAAAGAAGCTTTTAAGCTCGtaacatcatatttttctaacttataagttctttttatgaaaaaataacgAATACCCTCTAAATATTCAATCATCTTATAAGACGTTTTAAACAGTTCAAAAATCACCCAAATTACAGCCGCTAAATCTATCTGTTTAATGTATTAGAGTCATGAAGGACGGATACTatgcaaatattattatcacaCTTAAAAGTAATGATATACACAATTAAttcacaataatattttaaagggCAACATTATGtcaatgtattaatttaccataaacAAAAGTGTAagcttttcaatttttatataaaatttacaatccAATCAAAATGATAGTTTCTGCATGTCATAccaaaatagatatatattcgTTAATACTTTCATTATTTTACGTGGATATTTTTTAGTCTATgcagtaaataattttactttgcattcaaatttatatactatCGATCTTATGcatcatttttcatattcCCATCAAGTGCACAAGAACAataccaaaatttataaaagaaattatcttataaattcgACGGgcttttataatataaaacaaaaaacgaaacactaaattgaatatatcaaagtccaaacttaaatatatttttgagaataacaattaattatatttatatgtgccCATATATAAGATATTCAACGTACACacatgaaaaataacaaaaaattcctatttttatttcaaaatttctttaaagaattaaattgtGAAGTGGTGCGTAAAAGTTGGTGATAGAGTGATGGAAAAGTGCCCTTTTTTTAGTACAtcgataataataaataaatcaacatattattaatacaatacattaatatttctaaagcaattgatatcaaaataaataaaaaataatatactactattgaaaataaattaactacaGATATTCATAAAACTCATGCTGACAAACTCTAGATcgaaaaatacatattaaaagGCACAAGAATGAAGTCAATAAGTGGAATTAGCACTAAATAAACTAAACCCAGAAAGGGTACATGATTGAATTTGAGGCACACAGGCAAGAGAATCAGTCCCCACATACTTCTTAATGATGTGGACAccatcatattattttattttcttctttttttcattttttaaaaaattattcttttcagaattattatataaaatatatgcataaatGGGACGGATGGAATCAATTTCTATACTTGTTTTGTGGGATCAAATCCAGCAGGATAACATATTAAAGTTGTGgaggataataatttttgggaaataaaataaataaaatgggaCGATAATTTGTGTTCAACCGAATTTTCCTCAAAATTTCAGACAACATTGGCAAAATGCAATGCACCTTATCTTACAACTGGTTGCAAGAAAGCATCACAAACAAGAATTCGTCACCCtcctcttttccttttcttccttCTGTGGTCACCTTAATTATACTTCACGttgtattcaatttttacagaaattttaattaagttcGATTAGATCTGATGTAATGGGTGTATGGTTAAAAAAGATTgaccaattatataataaatatatttatacttgttatatgattgattcaaCTCGATCAAACCTTATTTGGTTAAAAAGTTTTGTCATTATCTACTTATTTGGAGCTTACCACTCTGTTTGGCCTGTTGGATTTTAGCAAAGAAAAtgacactacaagaaatatcAAACTAATTCAAGAATGCTTCCTTTCTAGTAGTATACCATTTATTTGCAATACAAATAcatgatataataattattctaaaaaatttaaagtatgaaccaacttgaaaatatttaatttacttaatgtcaaatttttatatatatgttggcGAGTCATACAAATATTGGTATATATGACTATAAATAGAAACATATGATGTTCCCTACTCCCTAGATGTCTACGTTGCAATTTGACTATGGtgtatcaataaaataaaatatgtgtttgaatttcaaaaataaataaatcttaaaaaacaccttttttaataagtttattattatttcttaagttccctcattcttttttaaagaaagaatCCACTTTAAACGTATCGCATCTAtatattctttcattttccaatcatacttaattattactttcattatttttttttatgggggCTCGTCCGAAGAGAGTGTTccgaaaaaattacataaagattttacaacatatttttttagaattcaaaaatgaattgtattatacaatagttaagctcttagagctttaaataaaataatgttattgAATTATAAGATATTGTTAACGATAATTCTGTAATTAGTAAGAAAtggatttataaaaatttaaaagtaaatcaagaattctttatgttttttaaagaaacttataaattcttaatatcttaatactaaaataatttagtttttaaaaactaataacACTCTGTAATATTTCGTGAAAtgttttataagatgtttaatgaatttataagCTCACTCAAACATTGTCCCAATTATACCAtttcatacatattatatttatatatattaactatttatataatatataaatattatatataatgaaaatcGTTTTAAAGTCATATCTTACTctaagatattaaaaattattatacctCATGTCTATTTTCCATAATTATATCTACATTTATGTCCATATActgaattaaattagaaacaaatttgcaaaatatagaaatagagtcatatatctaatttttttttaaaaaataaataaatgataattatctATACATTCAGTGAATGCATAAAAATGCCTCGAacataatatgaatttaacTTAAAACGGTAAAAATAGACAATCTTATGGAACAAGCAAAGAGAGTAAAGGTAAAATGAAGACTTGTACAAGAAAAGGTGATAAATGATAATGATGGGAAAAAACCGTTTTTCCCATTCATCATCAGGACAGGAGCAAGCTTGATAAGAGTAATGGGAAGCAAACGGTTTGTATTATCTTGGCGGGTCCCGCATCCTAATAATGATGCAAGAAACATACTTAAcacaaacaaattcaaatatgtttttaaGTGTACTTTGTCCTCCACGCTGCACAAAATTCAACATCTCATCTCATCTCATTTCATGTCCCCATCACAAGATGATGAAcaaaatacttattaaatgctactcccatatatatatatatatatgtatataataatgagTGAAGCTATAGCCCATAAGTTTGTAGTTTATGAAAGCAATCAAGATTTTCTTCAAAGATTTTGGAGTTGCTAATCTCGTTTAGGAGTTTCGGACAAGAATTGTGAGAGGGCAgaggtttttatttatttatagtctGTCTGTTGAGAGCATATATAGTTGAAAAGCTGTGTCAGTGTGTACTCCTTGCTTTTTGCTCCGCCACCGCCAAATTGGCAAGCCTTTCGCCGCCTTCTACGACTTGTTTCCTATAATCTTGCTCTCTcctctcattctctctctctctacatctgtgtgtgtgtgtatatattggGTATTTTCAAGAAGCagagattttcttttcttggagcTGAAAACGAAGTGCCCGGCTGGAGAAAGACTGTAGCTTTTAACCAGGGGAACACGTGTGATGCATTTGGATTAGCAAAATCAGTTGGTGAGTTCAAGAAAACTATCATTGCTTACGGTGTAGAAGAGTAAAGGAAAGGGAAAATCATTGAAGATTGAGATTGGAGGGAACTTTCCCAAGAAAAGTTTGTATCTTTTGGGGGAGGTGTGGTTGTTGGTGGATGAGCTGATTTTGAGAGGTgggttttatgttttcttggaGTTTATTTAGTGTTAGTATTGAGATTATGTGAGAAAGATTTGTGGTTGttgaataatttaagaaatctCATGTGGGTTTCTTTTCTAATGATTGAATTTGgattaaaaagatttaatttttgacttAAACAAGCTCAATTTGCTGTTTCTTTTTAAAGTATTTCTGTTCttagtattaaataaatgggTTTTGACTGCaaatccaattatttttactcCTGTTATggagttttatattttcactgaTTAAGACATAACTAGGTGAAGCTATACATGCTTACACAAATAGAATATCTGCACTTATTGGTGTGCGTTTTTTACTTCTATTCTCCTTATTTGCTCATGTATCGTGAAACTTAGCAGGAAAAAGTCATGTGGTCTTGGATATGTGTCACCTATAATTGTCATCAATTTTGTAGGTTTTCATTTGGATGTATTCTTGTGCGTTGTTGATGTAATTCTGGTTCACACATTGAACAGATTTGTTGCAAAAGGTGGATCTTGAGAGCGTATAGTACCATGTGATAATACTCAGCTGCTCTTATTCAGCAATTTCTGTGTTCAAAAGTCTGTATATTTCCACCATGCCTCTTTCAGAGTTTTTGAGATTGGCTAGAGGAAAGCTTGAATCGGGCCGGCAGAAACCATGTCCATCTGATCCCTCTTCCCGGTAGGCCTATTTTCACTAAACCCCTCTGTTAATTGAAGTGATATTGATGGATTGCAATTGGTATTGTGAAAAGTTTTGCATGTTTGTTGTTCATAATGTTATAAGGTATTGGTGTATTCTCATGCAGGGCTGAGGGCGATGTGGTTGAGCTTGTATGGGAGAATGGCCAGATTATGATGCAAGGTCAGTCCAGTAGGGTTACTCAAAGCCCTGTTCGTAACAGTTTTTCTTCTAACACACATAGAGTTCGTGATGCCGGAGTAGTAAATTCCACCAGTGCAAGAATCGAAAAATTTGGTGGAGTTGAGTCTATCTTGGATGATATGTTGCCAGTAGTGCCCTCAGGGGACTTGGATTTGAGCCAAGATGATGAAATGGTTCCTTGGTTAAGTTATCCCATGGTTGATGCTCTGCCTCAAGATTACAGTTCTGATCTTTTACCGGGAATATCTGGTGTTACGACCAATGGATTGTCCACCCAAAATAGCTTTGTATCGGTGGAGAAGAGAAGTAGTTGTAATCAAACTGTTAGTAATTCGCATAATGGTGGGAATACTTTGAAGGCTTCTTCACCAAAAACTCGTCCTTTCTTTTCATGGCCGCCTCAGCCTTCCCAGACATCAGTTGCCCTAGGATCTGGAGTTTCTGACATTATTAGCAATAGTATGAGTAACCATCCGGATGATATATACAGGAACCCTGCTCAAGGTAGAGATGTAGTAAATAATTCAACAAGTATGAAGATGCAGAGGCAGAATATAGGACCAGCTactaataattcaaatttgctGAACTTCTCCAATTTTACAAGACCAGCAGGCCTTGTTAAAGCCAATCCCCCAAACTCCGGTGGAATTCCAGCTTCAGTTTCATCAGGGGTGGAAAGGATGGGAGTTAAGGAGAAAGGTTCAGCTATTGGCAGCAGTAATCCACTCAAATCCTCGTCTCTTGAGCGATTTAATAGTACACAAAAAGACATTGACTTCCATGGTTCATCTGCTATGCTTGCTATAGTCAATTCTAGAAAACCAGCAGTTAAGGCACCAAAGGAGTCGTATACCCCTGACAGAACTGAGAATTTATGCCGAGAAACTTCCATCAAGAATGATAAGCCCCAAATTGTAAGTGATTCTGCGAATTCAACAAAAGCAGTCCCAGATGGTGAGAGAACAGTTGAGCCTATGGTTGCGTCTTCTTCTGTAGGCTCTGGCTATAGTGCTGATAGAGTTTCTTGCGAAAAAGCACATAATTcgaagagaaaatttggtgatGTTGAGGAATCAGAATGCCGTAGTGATGTAAGTCATGTTTAAAGCTAGCATCATTTATcgttaaatttttgtttgttatcCATGTCTTAACTCTTTTATGGACAGGATATTGAAACAGAATCTGTTGGTGTCAAAAAATCAACTCCAGCTCGAGGTACTGGATCAAAGAGAAGCCGAGCAGCAGAAGTACATAATCTTTCCGAAAGGGTGAGCAAGAATGTTCCAAATGTTAATACAGTTGACTTGGtgtctctctctttctccctATGTTTACTTAAGTGATTCCCATTTGACGTGTAAACAGAGACGAAGGGATAGGATTAACGAGAAAATGCGTGCATTACAAGAACTTATACCCAATTGCAACAAGGTAATGCATTCTGAAATTCATGCCTGGTGATAAATCTATTGGAAAATCTTGATTGAGGAACTGAAACAGGATACATTTTGTCTTGTTAtcttaatgaattttgaactCCAGACCTATTAAAATGCTGTctcattttaacttttttccttggatgaaattttatggttttgaaatttcctttctgctttttttttcattactaTCAGGCGGATAAAGCTTCAATGCTTGATGAAGCCATTGAATATCTAAAGACCCTTCAACTTCAAGTACAGGTAAGCTGAAGCTTTTCAGGCACTCTCACTTATTTAATCTCTTTCCCCTACATTAGGATAGGTGTGCTAGCTTTGATTGAGGATTACACAAAGGAGATGCATTACCCTAACCTATCTGCTTTAAGggcattttctttatttgataAGCTTCCCAATCTGCTTAAACTCTAATGCCTTGCTCCTTGTGCAGATTATGTCCATGGGGGCTGGGTTATGTATGCCACCTATGATGTTTCCTACAGGAATGCAACACGTGCATCCTGCTCATGTTCCCCATTTTTCACCAATGGGTGTCGGAATAGGAATGGGTATGGGATTTGGGATGGGTATGCTAGACATGAATGGTGGATCTCCTGGATGCCCTGTTTTTCCGGTACCCCCCATGCAAGTACCACACTTCCCTTCTCCAATGTCAGGCCCTGGAAATTTCCAGAGAATTCCCGGTCCAAACCTTCCCATTTACGGGCAGCCCGGTCAAGGACTGGCCAATTCAGTACCAAGAGCACCTGTGGTTCCTTTAACTGGGAAGCCTCCTGGACCTTCAGCCACGGGTTCAGGTGCTTTCAGGAGTGGAAGTCACAATGAAGTGTCTAGTGCAGCTCCAACTTTGAATTCTGGGGACCCGGTGATAGACAAGAATGCACAGTTAATGTGCAATGCAGAAGCTAGCACTCCAGTCAACCACAAATCTAATCAGGTTTGTGTTCGTTCAGTCTTTTATACTTTCTGCCTGGAAGTTTAAGCTTCAGCCATATGTTCTAGTAAGAAATTACTGGAGAAACATCGCAGGAAAATGTCGTTTGTTTATGCACatttattacttaaaataGCACTGCCTGAAATTCCTTGGCTAAGGTTCTCTTGCCCACTTTTAGCATGCCAATTTTGGTTTGATCTTTTGTTGCCCTCTCTAGTCTTGAGTAATAAACTTGTGGAAAGACGAAATATGACTTGTATGTTGGTTTCCATGATTTTTGATCTTGGCCTCTACATTCAGCCTTTTTATGGTTGTTTGTTCTAGCTACGCTGTGACATACTCTTCATTCTTGAAATAGTCTTAAGTGAATCTTAATATCTACTATTCTTGAAACCTCTTGAGGTTTGTGTTAGCTCAACTCTTCTTGCCTATATTTgattcaaaatcaagaatggTCTAATATATGTCATATGCAATGAACAAACATTATAATCATATGCTATAGGACAGGGTGTAAGATTAATCAACGGATGAATCTCCAAATGACAAACCAAGAAAAGTTCAAAGTCATAAACAAATGTCTTCCTTGAGTTATTGTTTAAAAGTCCAAATGTGGAGATGTAATTCTTCTTCGTTTCATTCTCTTTATTGACCTTTCTACCCATCTTGACTTCTAGTTGTCTGATAACAGCTGTTCGAAACATAAATAGCATAGAATCTATTTTCTCCTTGGTCTGATGGAATGAGGTAAACCATGTATTCCTCATCCATTATTTACAAAGAGTGAGCgcacaatttttttactttcaatAAAACTGATTGCACTGTTAAGTCTTTAAGTGTTGTTTGAATGAGTAGGGACTTACAGTGAGACTCGTTGTTACGGATTCACCTTGTTCTTGCTCATTCGCATCCCTGTCCTGCTTCTTACCAGTGATTGTTTAAACCTTACATCTTAAAGTTATAAACATCTGGACTTGGGTATGGTCGATACACCTCCAAGGGGGTCGGTAGAacgtaaaagaaaaaggctcAAGCACAAAAGACTTCTTATTTGTTCCTCATGTGTTTACTGTCAAATGCTTAACTTGATTCCCATAAGGAAATTGGATTCGGATAAATTCTtcttaaacttattttattttcttttaaatcaTTATGTTTCTGTGAGGTAGATTTTGAGAAGAGGGTCTAGTTTTATTTCTGTAATTGAACTGAAAATcacaaaatgaatattttcaacctgtaaaatattttacttatattcCTCTAATTATAAAGAAGTCCCTCCACCAAGAAACTGACAAAATATTGACCTGCACGGAATTCGTCTAATTTTGCCTTGCAAAAAAATATCTGAATTCTGTCATTCTGATATTCTCTGTTATGCAGCTGCAAGCTACAAACGAAGTTGTAGATCAGTCTGCTGCCGTGCAAGAGAATAAACAGGCTACAGATGCTACGTGTCCTGCGGCTCTGACCTCCACAACAGCAACTGACACTAGCAAAGAACCAGGTGAGCTCAGTACATTCTACATTAGCAACCATCTATATTGCTGTAACTAAAAGGTTCGTTATTGATTCAGGTTGTGATTAACAGGAAGTTCCACTATTCTCGATCACGTGGAAGAGATAATACCCAATTCACAAAACGGCTTATCTGCATACGAGGTAGAACATTGCCTTAGTTATGAGACTCCAGTTTTGTAGTGTTTTGCAAACGAGGTGAAAGTCCAACTCAGAATCTACTACTAAGGactacaaaatacaaattgcACAGGTTTTGCTACTTTGAGGAGAATCACAGTCGAGCCTTTTACGGTGTTGTATATTATCAGCATGACTCATGGATTGAGCAGTGTTAGAGTAGGTCTCGGCAAATCtgtaatttacatattttcagTAAAAGATCTTTTTCACTTTCAGATTTACCATCAAATAATGTCTATATGatgatttatttcattaaactACTTTTATAACCATGAGTAGACTCATTTATGCCATTCATTCATGTCTGACTTATTTCATTGTCCTTCCAATCAATTTAGCTTTGtggaaaacaaacaaacaatgCACCTTGAAACATATGTTAACTGAACAACAGGAATTCTCTTGTACTTGGAAGATTCGATCGAAACAGACACACATCCTACTGTTGTTTTCGTAGTGTCGGAACTCTAAAGCTGCTCATTCTTTGCCAATAAAAGTTTGATGCAGTTCATTTTGCTCCTGTTTTGACGTTGAATGATCCTTTGTTGCAAAAGATCCTTTATTTTCGTTCTGGAACTTGATTGGCTATGAACATGGTCTGGTGTTGCAAAACAGGGTTTAGTTTGGTTTTGTAGATTTTCATGATGGCAAAAGTTGGTGAATTTATTGCGTATGTTCATCCGCTGCTCAATTATTGTCCATCTGTTGATCTGCATAAATGCAGAAAGAATTGGTTTATAACCAGAAACTTATGTGTGACTGAGAATGTGCTGCAAGTCCTTATTGGGACATGGTGGCATGTCTTGTTCTCAGTCacattctttctcctttcttcAATCATTTTCGTCGTTTCCAAGTTGTCTTCCCTTAATAGGGTATCTTTTGGACATCTGGTTCTAGTTATTTGATCACTGATAGTAGAGCCAACAAACAATTGGATCCGCGAGTGTAATGTTGGATTAGACTACATGTTCAACAAACAAATACAGTTATTTACATATGCAATGGAAATGTATATACACCCATCAACCAATAAATTGAATATCTTCTTGCACAAATACACAAACCACCGGATGAATAACACATTTAAAGAACAAAAGCCAGAAAACGAAACCTTCCTTGTATGCAGGATAAGCAAAACACTAGTATACCTAAGACTGAGACGACGCATGCAGGAAACCCAATGGCAAACACAAAGACAACTTCGAAAAAAACCAATGTGTCacacaaagaaaacaaatcatATCACCAAGTTCTTGTGATTCTTGAATGCTCCTTCCATTTCTCCTCTATAGCTTTGAGGTTGCTATTTGTTACTGTCATCCTTTGGTTCAGCGGCTGGTGTTTTTGAGGTTTGAGATTTTCCGATGATTGCTTTCTTTGCCTTCACTAGCGATTGCTTCACCATCTTAACTATCGATTGCTTCTGAGTCTTCACCGGTACTTCTTCCTTTGGAGCATCTTGAGATGGTTTTGTGTCCTCATTTTCCTTGGTGCATTCTGAATTTTGGACGTCGGTTTTGGCAGGCTCGTCGACCTGTTTCTCTTCATCTGATTTGGCTTCAGTAGCTCTTTCAGTTTCCTCTATTTTCTCATTGACTTGCTTCTCTTCCTCCAGTTTAGCTTCAGCAGTTTCCTCCTGTTCTTTAGCTGCTTCTGTATCTGCCTTTCCCTTCACTTCTGCTTCCTTGGTGGTATCAGCAGAAACCACAGAAACCTTCTCTTCTGCTGCTTTTTCTGCAGCTTCAGGTGGAGGAACAGAACGGGCTGTATCCTCAGTTGGCTTTTCTTCACACTGAACCAATTCTTCAGCTACTACACTTTTTTCTTCAGTGTTTGCTTCTGGGGCCTCAGTTTCTGCTTCAATCTTCCTTGGCTCGATGACTTTCTCTTCAAAGGATCCCTTCACCTCAATTGTTTCCTTGGCAGGGTCCTTTAGTTCATTGTCTTCACCCATTTTTTCCGGAACTTCATCAGTCGGATTGCATCCCAGATCTTTCTCTTCAACTTGGATTACAGGAGTTTCCGGTTTGACTTCTTCCGAACTTTCAGTTGCACTGGTTTTCTCTTCATTTGCCAACTTGGTCTGCTCGACTTCGCCTGTTGGACTTTTAACTTCAATCTTTTCTACTGGTTCAGCTTCTGGAGGTACTTTCTCAACTTGTTCGGTAACTTCCGATTGCTCGGATGGTTTCTCCTCCGCAGCAGGAGCATGTTCCTCTGGTTTACAGTCAGCCTCTGGAACAGACACATCTCTGGCCTCAATTGCTTCCACACCTTTCGCAGGTAAATCTTCGCGTTTTTCCACTTCCTCCTCAACAACCGTAGCTGGTGCTGATTCAGGCACATCAACTACTTTTGCTGGTTCCTCTGGCTTTTCTTCAATCACATCAACTTTCGTCTCCTGTGCGGGCTCAATTTCTGACTCATCCTCTATTTTACACTCAGCTTTCTCAACATTTGGTTCCGAAACGGCTGCTGTATCCGGCTCAGGAACACTTTCCTTTTCGACTTCTTTAACGTCCTTATCAGAAGCCTCCACAATTGGAGCATCCTCAGCTTTCTTCACCTCTTCGGCTGGAAAAGGCTCAACTGGCTTCTCTTCAATCTTTTCTTCTATTGATTCAGCCAATGGAGCAGCCACTTCTATTGTCTTTGGCTCTTCCACTGGAGCAGGTTCAATTGGCTTATCTTCAATCTCATGCTCTGTTGGTTCAGCCAATGGAGCTACCACTTCAGCTGAGTCCTCAGCTTTCAGCGTTTCATCGCCATCAACATCCTTCACATGTTCGACTACGGAAGGCTCGATTTGCTTTTCCTCAATCTTTGCTTCTGATTCAGCCAATGGGGATGCTGAACATGTTGATTCCTGAGGTGGAGAAACATTTTCAGCTTCTGTTTTCTTAACCACCTCTGATTGCACTTCTTTCTCAACTTCCTGCAGTAAATGAAGTTGCATTAAAAATCATCTGTTTTGTGGAACAAAGTTTTTCATGACATCCAAGTTAATGCAAGATTGTAACTGTATTTACGGCACTGAACATCTCAGAATTCCAATTGATGGTAGCAACAGGAAAGCCATAAACAGCACGGGGATGTTTGCAATAGCTTCTGCTTTTGCGCggaaataaattacacatgtaAGTTTAGTCGTACCGAGAGTTGATAGctgtaaaaaacaaaagtcCGACAATTTTACCAGTAGTAAATTGCAGCAGTTGGTAACAACGGTTTACAACTTTTGATTTAGATCaactcaatttaattatttcaatagaTCAGAAACACTCTTTACAGGtaattttcaacaaaagcTTGATAAACACTTACTTTTAGAGGTTGGAAACACCCCCCATGTCTATCTGTTTCCGAGGATTGACAGGTTTGATCTTACATCTCAGCAAACTAATAGGAAACGTTGTCTGTCATGATGACTACTATATTTTAATGCTTGCAGAGTGTGTGCTCTCATCCCTTGTGGGATTCCTCAATTTCTAGGTACGttatataaagtaaatatatgaCCCACCAAGTCCGAATTAAAACATTCGTAACATCAAAAAGACCTTAATCTCCCAGAAACTTCTACTTGTAGTATTCATACATGTGAATTCAGGCCTTTAACAAAAACCTTTGttattacacaaacaaaaacacGAAAAACCAACTATTCCAACAAACAATTATTCACCCATGAGCACGCACGTTGCACAAGAAATTCATCAAACAGGGCCTCAAACTCAAAGCCGAAACACCCAGCACTCAACTTAGAGACGGACAAGAATCAAGGATCAAAATAACACAAGAAGCAGCATGAGTTCAAACACATGAATTCAGAGAAAACATACCTCAGAGGACGCAGATGGAACAGTCTGAGTAGCCATGAATGGTtgcagaaatgaaaagaaaagaagctgTCGCGACTAAAGATATGCAGAGAAAAGAGGAAAGTAGAAGAGTTTAGAAAAGAAAGGGAATGATATGGTTGGCAACAACCAGAAAAGCAAAGCAGCTGCTGCAAAGGCCTACACACAGTGATCAGCAAAGTAAGAACTACACCACTGATATTATACTTCACATGATTGATGATCTGTCAGCAGTGAGTGAGTGGAAATCCTTCAGCTAATCATCccaccaaataataat encodes:
- the LOC105169010 gene encoding fibrous sheath CABYR-binding protein, which gives rise to MATQTVPSASSEEVEKEVQSEVVKKTEAENVSPPQESTCSASPLAESEAKIEEKQIEPSVVEHVKDVDGDETLKAEDSAEVVAPLAEPTEHEIEDKPIEPAPVEEPKTIEVAAPLAESIEEKIEEKPVEPFPAEEVKKAEDAPIVEASDKDVKEVEKESVPEPDTAAVSEPNVEKAECKIEDESEIEPAQETKVDVIEEKPEEPAKVVDVPESAPATVVEEEVEKREDLPAKGVEAIEARDVSVPEADCKPEEHAPAAEEKPSEQSEVTEQVEKVPPEAEPVEKIEVKSPTGEVEQTKLANEEKTSATESSEEVKPETPVIQVEEKDLGCNPTDEVPEKMGEDNELKDPAKETIEVKGSFEEKVIEPRKIEAETEAPEANTEEKSVVAEELVQCEEKPTEDTARSVPPPEAAEKAAEEKVSVVSADTTKEAEVKGKADTEAAKEQEETAEAKLEEEKQVNEKIEETERATEAKSDEEKQVDEPAKTDVQNSECTKENEDTKPSQDAPKEEVPVKTQKQSIVKMVKQSLVKAKKAIIGKSQTSKTPAAEPKDDSNK